TATTAGGGAAAAAAAGCGCAGAAACCGGAAAATTTGAAGTCACCGTTTCACCAAGCCAAGAGCAGCTTCAAAAGAAGCAACTGGAGAGAGCGAGATCTGCAGATCCCAAGTTgaatcacagagagagagagagagagagagagagcgtcgcGAGAACGTCAAAGCCAAAACCCAGAATGCGATTTCATCATTAGTGATGCCGTGCAGGTCGATTCTTGGTGGAGGTACCGTCTCCACGTTTGTTGTCTACTGCCCATTTGGTTTCGTTCCGTGATTCGATTCGACGATACAGATCTTTCGTGTTTAGCGATTGTTCAGATCGAACAATCTGTAGGCGTCTGGAATAACTTCCATGATCTATCGTCACCTTCCGTTGATCCGTGTCTCGGTTTTACTTGCAGGAAGCAAATATTGATGTGCGCGCTGCGGTTGGCGAGCTGGTGGGCTGATATGTTCTGCAAAGGAATGATTGATCTTTCTGAACTCTAGTTGGTAATGCGTATGCTTGTTAACGAGTTGGGGTTGCTTTGGAGTGGAAAAAGTTTTCATTTTGTGCAAAGGGTCTTTGTCAATTCAGAGACAAACCGACAGCTTCAGGCTGTTTAAGAATTTGAAGGGTTGGTTCTCTGATAGAGCGTATACCGCAGAGCGGAATCATCACTTTCTGCATTCAATTGTACCTTGgttgatgttttctttctaCTGCGTCCTATGCATTTTGGGGGATTCTGAAATGTCCAGTTAAGGGCGTGACTAGGAGGAAAATGGCTGATCGGGACATAGAGATGCTCCGAAGATGAGAAGAGGGCGCTTCGCGAAGAATTCGATTGCCTTCGTGTGCACGGTTGTTTCGCTGTGTTGCTTTCTCGTACTGATTCTCTCGACACTCAGGCTTCCGGAGGTGTCATCCGGTAACGATGCCGTGGGATCTCACCGGACTACAAAAGCCGGGAAATTCTCCGAGAATCGGCGTTTAGGGACGTTCGGGGAGATGATGGTGGAAATGCTGCCACAAGACCTTGCCTTCACTGTTTTCGTCCCTTCGGAGAAAGCATTCGGGCGTGATCTGCAGCTGAACGCGACTGAAAGTTTTGCTGCGGAGAACATTAACAACACCTACGCGGTTGTTTCGCGTGTCCTCGGTTTCTCTGCCGTCCCGCGAGTTCTTACTTCGGAGACAGTGCCCGTGGGCAAGGAGATCTCTTATGATTCGTTGTCTGGGTATGCTCTGTATATATCAAAGGCTGTCAATGGAAGGATAATAGTCAATGGAGTCGAATCGGAAAGTTTGGATACAAGGAAGGGCGAGATTGTTGTGCATATTATGGATGGAGTCATCATGGATGCTGATTTTAAACAATCGGTTCAGCCAGATTATGAAGGCTGATGACCGCAAGCCAGGGGAAGCATTGAACTGGATGATTTTCTTTCCAGCTAATTACAAGTAGTCAACTACCAACTGAACAGAATTGACCATTGCACAGGAGCAAAATATTGTGTACTTGTGTAGTGTATACAACAATCTCTCAAATTTGGAAAGTAGAAGTGATTaacacccctctctctctctctctctctcaacagcACTAGCATCTCCATTTAGCAAAAGGGGCTCCAAAACCACCTTAAAGAACAAAACATGCTAGTTGCCTCTGTAACTACTAAATAACGAAGTGTAAACAAGTAGTACTTTCGTATAATAATCAAAGTTGAAAGCAAAAGAACCAATTCGACTAATCGACGCAAGGAGCTCCTCGATCACACGATGCAGATGATGAGAAGAAAATCTTTTCTGAAAATTGATCCTGCATCAAGGCTTCTTAACATACAACAAAATCTTAAGATGGAAACGATGGTACGGCACAAATGGCATTGGTTTATACAGAGTATAAAGTGTGTTACAGATCTTCACTAGGCATTCCATCCCAAGCGGCTAAAATCCCGCAGACAGACAAGATGGAAGCTCACCGTGATGTGTAGCTTCTACTGTATGCAACTATTCACACTGATATAACACTACAGATTACAAGTGCCTAATAATACAACAAACATGTGACCGGGAATCCTAAAACCAAAATTTCCGACTCGGAACTAGCTACTAGACTGCCCTTTCCTCTTTAACTTCATGCCTTTTTCACTTAATTGCCGCTTTGGAGCTGGATCCACCAGCAGCACTCGCGACATAACAAAAGCCAAGAGTTCTTCATGATGAGAGAATGTAAAATCCAAATGGGCATACTCAAACTCATTATATATAACATTCACGCCAGATTTCTTCATCAGTCTGTAATGCTTTCTAACCATTGATGGCTTAATTACGGTGTCGTGCCTTCCAGCAACTAAATCAACTGGTATATCGATGAACCCGTAGTACTCGCCTATATCTAATGGCTCTGGAGATCCATAAACCTCTAAGTTGGTAGATGCACTCCCATAATCATACATTCTGAATTTCCCAGAACGCTTCATTTGTGCTAGGTGAAGGACCGCATTGAAGGAGACACCTGGCATGTCATTCATGTTGTAGTGAGGCAAGCCTAACACGCCAACCCAATTTGAGCTGTCTCCACCAACAACGCAACTCATTAGGGTTTGAACCACTCCTCCAACTGCAGGGTAGTTATGAAAGTCCCGAGCCAATTTGTTCAACAGCATCCGGAAAAACCTCGTGGGAATGTAGAAGGCAGGTATAAGAGGAGCCATTATAGGAGCCAATGTAAGGAAGATATACTCCACTAAGGTGAAAACTAAATTGGAGTCATGATGAAATCCAGCAGGTGATAGCAGAATCAATCTTGAGAGCCTATGGGGCTTCTCCTCAATCTGTCGTGTGACGACATACATTAGCATAGCAGCCCCACCCAAGCTATGGCAAATAGCGCAAAGTTGGAAGCGCTGATTGTTGTCTGTCTCTTCCACAATCTCCGGCTGGCTAAGTTTCAGTTCAGATGTTTTAACCTGGTGAATCTTCTCTATCATAGCTGGAATGTCCTCGGTTCCATGCTCGTTGATGGAATATCGCCAATATCTGCATTAATTGCTATTTGCTAATTTCAAACTCATCGATAGGACTACAAACTTTGcacaataaatgcaaaatggAGTTTTGACAATGTATCAAGAAATAGTGCACTTACTGTTGTGAGGAAATATTCTTATCATTGTGCTCACGGGAAACCAAACCACGGAAATTTCCCAGAAAAACGTCATATCCTGCAGTATATTGAGATAAGTCAGAAGATCATGTCTAATGGTTGCCCATGGCCAAAAATTGAGGTGATCTAAATATTGCAAGTCcttgaagaaaatttttgtaCCTTGATCAAAGGCTGCAAAAGCTGGAGAACCAACGACCCCATTGGACACCCAACTGGCCAAGAAAATCCGCTAGTGAAAAGCAGGAAAAAGGACTATAATACATCTAATCATCAAACAAGGAATACCCATCTAACATGGTATTGAGCACAtggtaaaaattaaaatattttggaaagaaaaatagaagatgAGTCAGAAAATACACTCGGGCAAGATGTAATTCCATGACTTGAAAGGACAGCAACAAGAAGATCAATCCAAGCCATAAATGATTCATAAACTGCTAGAAACATGAACTTTCGATCTGTGAATAAAGCACTCCAGACCACCCGGCACAGGAAAATACAGACTATACAAAAATAGAACCATTACaagcaaagaaggaaaacaaCCACCATTAATAATGACTGCCCAGTGCTTACCCCATCGATGAATCCAATATGCCATGCTGTAAATAAACTGCCTTCCGGGAATCACGTCTGTGGCAAAAGTTGACCCATAAAAACCCAGAGTTGCAACAAGATCACAAACTGAAAtagaaaataagtaaaatatacCTAGGGAttctttccaaaagaagcacATAGCCATCAGAAGTGATGACATGAATTGCCTCATATGGGTACCTGAACAGGTGGCATGGTGAGAGggtgcccaaaaaaaaaaaaaaaaaaaaaccgccaagaagagaaaagaaagaaaaagccaGCAGCCTTTTTAACTATTACCCGAGCTCAGTTATGACATCTTGACATGTCCGAGCATCTGTATTTAGAGAATGATTAAAAGAAGTTCCATTTTGAGTTTCAGCTGGCTGAGTCTCAGGAGCAGAGGCATCCAACCTGCTGCCATCAATATCATCACTGCCAATGCTACAAGGAAAAAACCATCTCCACAATATTGCGATTACTTCTACCGGTGAGAGAAGGCAGGATGCTGCCTTATGAACAATATCAAACAGAGCCTCTATAAAGATTTCGATGGCTAGATGAAGATCCTGAATCAgtgtaaataaattaaactgATGAGCACGAGGGAAGCATCTCTAATTGAAACAGCAGACCATCTCATAAGGAATCAACCATGGTGCCCTTCACCATACCTCAATTACTCCACGTCGTCTGTCAGTGGTGCGGTGTATGATGTGATCTTTGAGAGTGTGCAACTTTTTTACAGAGCTTACATGCGAAGGCTTCTCACTTTCCGTTAACAAAGCATTCCCATCACTACTAGAGTAGGAAGGATAGAAAACATGAGATACCATGGACAACAGAATCTTTGCTGGTAGCAAAATCCATGAAAGTATGAGCCTTATCCAACCCATTCTTCTCCCATCATATCTGCTGAAAGAACTAGCTCTTGAAACACGTGAGCTTTGGGACAATGGAGAAGGAGGACATATGTTGCCATCACTAAATTCTTCCTCCGATGAGTAATCAATGCTTGAAGATTCATCAGAATCCACAGAGAGTTCATGGATGAATTGATTGAAGGAAGATACACCACTGGATCAATTACAAAACCAATCACAGAGAAAGTTCATCAGCATCAGCAAACTGCAGTGTGAAGATGAAAATAATATTCACAGTTAAAAATATCCAACTGGAAAACTAGATTAAAACCCTACATCAGTTATTTTTCCTACAAACAAAAAAGCCTGCAATGCCTGATAAAAATAAGAGGGGCATGATAAAACCCTGGCACATACTAGCACATAATAAgtgccttctttttctttttctttttttctttttattaatttatttaatttcccaACTATTTCATTGACTCATCATGCAGGCCGATGAATCAACCAAAGCATAAGTAAAAACCAAGATAAACTAAACTCACGTTTCCATCCATCGAGGAAAGCGAGGTCCACGAAAAGTTGGCCTGAGCTCCCATCCATGAGCACCTTCTAGAATATTAGCCTTCCCAGGCAAGATGGTCAGCAGAAGTGCCGAAACCCCATTAATGAGCCTCACTATATTAATCAAAGATTCATATGTAACTGTTTTAACTGACCTGCACTAAAGAGGAACAGAAAAGGAATTGCTCATTGTTTTATCACAAAAGAGGTGCTTCACAGCTTAGCCAACATTATATACAATAATACACAATGAAAATTCACCAATGACCAGAAACTGACAATGCTTAAAAAGTCATCAGCCAACAAAGACGAGAAATAAGTGACTGATGCAAAGAACGGGAATTGCAAAACTAAAGAGCGATAAGTTATATCCTCAAAATCATATGCTGCTCCGCTCAAAACCTTACAACACCGATCCCGTTGACCAAGATCAGTCCGCCCACGATCAGTCCACGCCTCCAACTGCAAATGTTCGCAATTCACAACAAATTCACGCAGAACCCGGTCACCCATATGAGAATTTGTCAGACGACACTCGAGTAAAGATTCTTTGTCTGAGTCCAAAGACAAGACGGACGAACATTGCTGCGCCAGGACCAGAATCACTGGAGAATATCATCTAATGGCCACGACCATTCATCACAACATCTTCCCTTAGTGGCGCGAATCAATTTTCATTCAAATATCTATCTATCTTTCTACGAATCTAAGATAACCCGAGAAGAGGGAATGGGCTCTTCATAGTGGAAAGAAACTCCAGCACGGAAGAACCCCGTAATCTCATATCAGTTCAATCTTTCTTCCTCTCCAATAAACAACCCAAACCCATGATTTTGATGATCGCAGATCGATCACAACTGGTGGAAAAACAGTTGCTTGACATAAGATCACAGAGTGCGCAGCAAATTTCCCTCTGGGTCCCGATTGCTTTCGGGTCAAACCTCGAAAAACCCACAGCTACGGGAAGAAGGGGAAAGACAAGAACCGCcaatctgagagagagagagagagaaaaaatggcGAAGAACGACTCACTCTTTAGTGATTGCGAGCACGTTGTCGACCAGCCGCTGCATGTTCCGAAGCCCGCGCCAACTTCGCGATCCTGGTCTCGTGAAGAATTTACGAGCGAGCGAAGGGAAGGAGAGGTGGGATTGCGACTgcgacttcttcttcaaccgccACGAGAATGGCATATATAAATATGTGCGTACACACCAGAGGCAGAGATTCTTGAAACGAGAGTGCAATGGATCAATGATGGCAATATCCATTTATTAGTTTAGTTTTAACTTCCAAGACAGGGATTTCAGGCAGGAGAGAGAAGGTGGGGCCGGGGGAAGCTGGCGATTGGCGGAAGAGGGAGGCGCGTGGGATCGCAGCGGCGATGCTTGCCGTACGTCGCAAGTCGGCTGCTTACTTCTCGTTTAAGGGAGGGGACATGCAGGGACGCGGCGCGGGGGGTTCTGATTGGGCGGGGGGATAAGCGTCGTTTTCCGGGGTTCTTTCCAGCTCCAGCGTGTCGGCTGACGAGTGGCTCGGGACTGGTCGCGGAGATTGCCGCCCGTGCGCTGGCGTGGCGATGCGACCCTCGAGGGCAGATGGACGGTTGAGATGGGGAGGGAGAGTGGATACGTGGAGACGGCTTCCGAAGGAGGCATTTCTCTGATCTGCCGGCCGAAAGAAGCGATGCCAAAACCGAAAGGGGATGCCAtccacattttcttcttccacaatAAACAATTTAGGAACGCGGGAAAAGCAAGTAAAAGATACGTCAAAATTGAGGTGCCCGGTTTATTGGGAAAGTAGGGAAATTTGGGAACATAATCATCCCGACACGCAAGACAATCCAAGATAAGTGGACAACCAACGCTCGCGTCATCTCTTCAAGGAATACAAATTGATAAGATTGGAAAATACCGGATTCAATAGTCAAAATACCCATTTCCAATTCTAGGTTTCCGCTTCACGTTAACTTGCCATTGTAGTGAAAGCAAGAAATATGATTCTTTGAAGTTAATCTTCTCCCACCGGGTTGAACTTACTCTTCTCCCAATCAATTCGACCAAACACGCATTTAGAGTAAGTCAATGATCAAACTGTGAAAGTCGAGTTcacaaaaggagagagagagagaatccaagTGACGCTGCGCTACTCGTTGATATTTAAATGCCATCGGCGGTGGTTGCAGAAGTTAAAGAGGCATCCAtaagaaaaattggccaaaattttcCTCTTCACAGTCAAGGTAAAATGTTCATCGAGTTCCCTGATATTCGCCATGCTTGCTTAAAACAAACGTTTCAATTCTTATGGAAACCCAAATGGAAGCCCGTCATCGTCCCCTAATGTTAAAGAGTAGTAGTGACAAAAACTCATAGATCCAAATCAAGTTTTCATATTGAATTATATTGCGATCCATTGGAAAACCTCAGTAGGTTTCTTTAAATGCGTAAGTAGCTTGGCTTCTCATTTTATCCATCCATGCAAGTTATCAGATTCACTCACGATACATGGCTTACTAAAAGTTTGCAATGTACCCTGGCCAAAGATTAAGCATCTAAATTCATGGGTGCAGGTGCATGTTGGACAATGAGCAGCAAAAGAAGCTCACATGTTCAGGACATGGTTAACGATAGAGAAAACATGTAGAACTTTGGAAGATGCAGATATAACTACAGCAATTTTATGTTCGGCTTCAGGATGAATCGTAGTCTATAAGACTGTCAGGTGTGACGATTGATAGctaaaaatcaatctcaaccAGAATCAACTCCAGGGAAACACTTAACTGAGCGCAGATATTCATGAACCGACTTTCTCGCATGATCCAGCAAGTGGCTCACATCAAGGTATCAAGACCTCTGGTTACGCGAGAAAAGAATCCAAAGGTGCACTTCATAATGCTTTACCTCCAGGGTGCAATTGCTACATATTGGATGTTGCCACAAGTGTGTCCTCTTCATCCACATCGCTGTCTTGAGTAAAGGCAAATTCTGATACCAGGGCCAGATGATCGCTCCCCACTTTCTGCAAGATCACGATTAATTCATATTCCGTTGCACAAAAAGAAAACGGTTGGCCCATATAATGAAAGGTAATTTGTCTCAGCATAAATTAACTCAGGAATTAAGGGGGTGACTAATCGAGaatgaacttcaatttgatagGAAAATGCACACAGATGCGTGCAACTACTACCTATGAACTAGGTGAACAAATTCCTTGATAATTTACTGATCTTATATGTGGCCTACTAGCAAACTGTTACTTGAATTCTATAATTCAAGATTAAGAGAAATGGAGTAGAAGGCAGACCAACCGGTCAAGACTACTTGTGCGGATGCGGTATTCTTCAGGGTTTGAAATTTGTCCAGATGAACAGTACTGAGTAGCCAACCATCACCAGGGCATCATCCAAATTGAATCCTTAAAACTATAGCTCTTCAATAAgttttaaatagttttttttcatCTGTCTTTAGATTTTTTACTTAAGACTGTGTTGTTAGCTTTCCTGTTGATCCAAAATGTTCAAGTTCTGTTGCTTGTCTATGGATCTAAATAGTCTGGTTTTCTTTCACTATGGAAACTTTGCATGTTTTTATCTTACTAAGGAAGATCATCTGCCAATAGTTACAGAAAGGATGAGACTGCAAACAATGTTCCTTGAACAACCCCTATGAATATCACAATCTTAAATAAAGTCCTTACTTTGCATGGCAGACCACCTGTTCTCCGAAGAACACCAACTGAGGGAGTGTCCAGAACTCTTGTTGGTACAACACCCTTTGAGTACCTGTACCGAGCAGTAAGCACCAACAGAAACGGTTAATTGATAGTCTCTCGCCTGCTGCCCACTCTCTACAAATACTTAGCATCAAACTGTTTTAGTGTGTGTgcgggtgtgtgtgtgtgtgtcggGGGGGATTCATCATGTAGTCCATTGTCCTATACAAGTTTTAGCTTGGAAATAACGAACCTTGTCACCTTTAGCTGAGCATTGTTTGGGTCAATGAGAATAAATGAACTGAAAGTAAAGGAAGAAATCTCTTCTAAAAATGTCTATAATTTCAATGTCCAACCACGACTTTACCAAATGGATCTGTTTGAGACAAGGGAATGAACAAGACAAATTTCATATAACCAATAGTGCCACAGCCATTATGGAATAGGCCTCCTCTGCAGCTGAGACCTTAGAAATTTAAGGTCTGGCGGCTTCATAAAGATGAACCTCCAATAGAGGTGATGACTAGTCCAAGTGCTTAAGAATTGCATCAGTCAATGCAATGCTATTACTGTGACATATAATCAGCTCTCAGACTCTTGACTATTTTTTATTCACCATTTTATTTCCATTTCCTAGCCTAATCAATGGATTCTCTAGGGAGAAtcaaaggccaaaaattcacATTTCAAGAGATAAGGTATTTACTTAATAAAGATGGTTTTCTTACCCAAGGTAGACCAGACTATACCATTATATACTAGTACTACTATTTATACAAACTGATATTTGTAACTGTAGTTCGTCATACATATAATTGCTTGATGCCATATCCTCTTTCCATCCAATTTGTAATAATACTATACATACATCGTTTGTAGCTTTTACTAAGTTATATGTCTAAACATTAATAAGGAGAAAAGAGATTGAGGTACTTATACAGTCAAACTTATGATTTTCTTcaactctct
The sequence above is drawn from the Eucalyptus grandis isolate ANBG69807.140 chromosome 11, ASM1654582v1, whole genome shotgun sequence genome and encodes:
- the LOC104426105 gene encoding uncharacterized protein LOC104426105, which codes for MRRGRFAKNSIAFVCTVVSLCCFLVLILSTLRLPEVSSGNDAVGSHRTTKAGKFSENRRLGTFGEMMVEMLPQDLAFTVFVPSEKAFGRDLQLNATESFAAENINNTYAVVSRVLGFSAVPRVLTSETVPVGKEISYDSLSGYALYISKAVNGRIIVNGVESESLDTRKGEIVVHIMDGVIMDADFKQSVQPDYEG
- the LOC104426106 gene encoding uncharacterized protein LOC104426106 isoform X1 — translated: MDIAIIDPLHSRFKNLCLWCVRTYLYMPFSWRLKKKSQSQSHLSFPSLARKFFTRPGSRSWRGLRNMQRLVDNVLAITKESVKTVTYESLINIVRLINGVSALLLTILPGKANILEGAHGWELRPTFRGPRFPRWMETGVSSFNQFIHELSVDSDESSSIDYSSEEEFSDGNICPPSPLSQSSRVSRASSFSRYDGRRMGWIRLILSWILLPAKILLSMVSHVFYPSYSSSDGNALLTESEKPSHVSSVKKLHTLKDHIIHRTTDRRRGVIEDLHLAIEIFIEALFDIVHKAASCLLSPVEVIAILWRWFFPCSIGSDDIDGSRLDASAPETQPAETQNGTSFNHSLNTDARTCQDVITELGYPYEAIHVITSDGYVLLLERIPRRDSRKAVYLQHGILDSSMGWVSNGVVGSPAFAAFDQGYDVFLGNFRGLVSREHNDKNISSQQYWRYSINEHGTEDIPAMIEKIHQVKTSELKLSQPEIVEETDNNQRFQLCAICHSLGGAAMLMYVVTRQIEEKPHRLSRLILLSPAGFHHDSNLVFTLVEYIFLTLAPIMAPLIPAFYIPTRFFRMLLNKLARDFHNYPAVGGVVQTLMSCVVGGDSSNWVGVLGLPHYNMNDMPGVSFNAVLHLAQMKRSGKFRMYDYGSASTNLEVYGSPEPLDIGEYYGFIDIPVDLVAGRHDTVIKPSMVRKHYRLMKKSGVNVIYNEFEYAHLDFTFSHHEELLAFVMSRVLLVDPAPKRQLSEKGMKLKRKGQSSS
- the LOC104426106 gene encoding lipase member M isoform X2, whose protein sequence is METGVSSFNQFIHELSVDSDESSSIDYSSEEEFSDGNICPPSPLSQSSRVSRASSFSRYDGRRMGWIRLILSWILLPAKILLSMVSHVFYPSYSSSDGNALLTESEKPSHVSSVKKLHTLKDHIIHRTTDRRRGVIEDLHLAIEIFIEALFDIVHKAASCLLSPVEVIAILWRWFFPCSIGSDDIDGSRLDASAPETQPAETQNGTSFNHSLNTDARTCQDVITELGYPYEAIHVITSDGYVLLLERIPRRDSRKAVYLQHGILDSSMGWVSNGVVGSPAFAAFDQGYDVFLGNFRGLVSREHNDKNISSQQYWRYSINEHGTEDIPAMIEKIHQVKTSELKLSQPEIVEETDNNQRFQLCAICHSLGGAAMLMYVVTRQIEEKPHRLSRLILLSPAGFHHDSNLVFTLVEYIFLTLAPIMAPLIPAFYIPTRFFRMLLNKLARDFHNYPAVGGVVQTLMSCVVGGDSSNWVGVLGLPHYNMNDMPGVSFNAVLHLAQMKRSGKFRMYDYGSASTNLEVYGSPEPLDIGEYYGFIDIPVDLVAGRHDTVIKPSMVRKHYRLMKKSGVNVIYNEFEYAHLDFTFSHHEELLAFVMSRVLLVDPAPKRQLSEKGMKLKRKGQSSS